The Priestia koreensis genome window below encodes:
- a CDS encoding S-layer homology domain-containing protein, translating into MKKGNKLLLSTVLGASVLLGSNTMALAFTDVPASSPAKKGIDYLNGKGIIQGYTKDLFKPNEAVSRGQFATFISRALKLPAASYSFSDLPKSSSLYDGVSRAAKVGIIKGSGSKSLATQKVSRADMAVMLDRAMQYQAKNKYTSIKALTYKDKNQISAYAVKSVERLAYYNIVPDKTTGYYKPKDFGTRGETAQSIYNMLMLFNGSNPSTPPSNSGNGSTNPKDYTKMTLTQLKETYGSYPLVIRVEKYDQDHPVSTIDLMEVYYNTIHDPEGGFKGSPSEFIKWQEDSLRSEYLNQYFTNYPEVEVFSYKGKAFRDSELFVGNNPAAYGGILVQSYIPYAPKLDGKFLIDLHTNSRAFATYQKDSVKVHKINETSYVKDGVLMMEIKDLFNGVPGFSILGSTMTLNGVELSYYIDGKTVKVGDKTIELAAPIQGGRGQIFVPVRSFCEALNLDVRVSAQPDIPSIQIANYPQEKIEGIWR; encoded by the coding sequence ACAAACTACTATTAAGTACAGTACTCGGAGCGAGCGTTCTGTTAGGTAGTAACACGATGGCACTAGCCTTTACGGATGTACCAGCTTCTTCGCCCGCTAAGAAGGGAATTGACTACCTAAATGGCAAAGGAATTATTCAAGGCTATACAAAGGACTTATTTAAGCCGAACGAAGCGGTCAGCCGTGGTCAATTTGCGACATTTATCTCGCGCGCATTAAAGTTACCCGCAGCGAGCTACTCATTTAGTGACTTACCGAAATCAAGCAGTCTCTATGACGGGGTAAGCCGTGCCGCTAAAGTAGGCATTATTAAAGGATCAGGTAGCAAATCATTGGCTACACAAAAGGTATCCCGTGCAGATATGGCCGTCATGCTAGATCGAGCAATGCAATACCAAGCGAAGAACAAATATACGTCGATCAAAGCTCTTACATACAAAGACAAAAATCAAATTTCTGCTTATGCGGTAAAGAGTGTGGAGCGCCTCGCTTATTACAACATCGTACCTGATAAAACAACGGGCTATTATAAGCCAAAAGACTTCGGTACAAGAGGGGAAACCGCTCAATCCATCTATAACATGTTGATGCTGTTTAACGGAAGTAATCCATCAACACCGCCATCTAACAGCGGTAATGGTAGTACGAATCCAAAAGATTATACAAAGATGACGTTGACGCAGTTAAAGGAAACTTACGGATCATATCCATTGGTTATTCGTGTAGAAAAATATGACCAAGATCATCCAGTTTCAACAATTGATCTAATGGAAGTTTACTACAATACGATTCACGATCCAGAGGGTGGGTTTAAGGGATCACCAAGCGAATTCATTAAGTGGCAAGAAGATTCTCTTCGCTCTGAATACTTAAACCAATACTTTACCAACTATCCTGAAGTTGAAGTATTTTCATACAAAGGCAAGGCGTTTAGAGATTCAGAACTATTTGTCGGAAACAATCCAGCAGCCTATGGAGGAATATTGGTACAATCCTACATTCCATACGCACCTAAACTAGATGGGAAGTTCTTAATTGATCTTCATACAAATAGTAGAGCTTTTGCTACCTATCAAAAAGATAGTGTTAAAGTACATAAGATAAACGAGACTTCTTATGTAAAAGATGGCGTACTCATGATGGAGATTAAAGATCTATTTAATGGTGTCCCAGGCTTCTCAATTCTTGGTAGTACAATGACATTAAATGGTGTGGAATTATCGTATTACATTGATGGGAAAACGGTAAAAGTAGGCGATAAGACGATTGAATTAGCCGCACCTATTCAAGGCGGTAGAGGACAAATTTTTGTTCCTGTCCGTAGCTTCTGCGAAGCGCTTAATTTAGATGTACGCGTATCAGCACAACCTGATATCCCTAGTATTCAAATCGCTAACTATCCACAAGAAAAAATTGAAGGAATTTGGCGATAA